In the Caenorhabditis elegans chromosome X genome, one interval contains:
- the gmeb-2 gene encoding SAND domain-containing protein (Confirmed by transcript evidence) has protein sequence MTECGLLMPLEIKKELAEDHHHEEPKESGIPILIPRETENVSPQRRSPQDTTDEELDFQLTGGDGNVNVLAKEASVSLPPVITVKCGTLTAKMVTKLFTCPGIHQNCILIDGETEYISPKEFTVRANKDKQKDWKGSIRIGKSNLRTLMEMRSLDFHDHPNQCSAKCQSRNYITPKDPTSDPSGRRRSSTTKLIPQNMFSHIPSAFPNASTSLFTVPKKETQMPEGQPTLGTLFKNPTFSRFVAISQNMKNNNFSTPSTTTQPPLSMFPTTSLKEETSTSVDDVTTQLLQQHQQQRVASTLFQTIPSAQPSTFWNTTDNRYQGNIEQQPQEMLAEMINAGLGDNIIDMIVNKINNMREKIKGISSCSNVLLKMLCSLNAADTFCNTMQAMESLQAEIAKEEKHLMKSQPQVHRLSSDFSSLEEEIPGRKRSLDISALIGQPHAKRPSLTTSMLEDGPEPPSTVQHLLTPIKPIVQIPKAISPQEMLMNIASSMGSNIDRNHVLAALQMEELRTAAAQ, from the exons ATGACGGAATGCGGGCTTCTCATGCcacttgaaattaaaaaagagcTAGCAGAAGACCACCACCATGAAGAACCCAAAGAATCtggaattccaattttaattcCCAGAGAGACTGAAAACGTGTCGCCGCAGCGACGGTCGCCACAGGATACTACAGATGAAGAATTGGATTTTCAGTTGACGGGAGGTGATGGAAATGTGAATGTTTTGGCGAAAGAGGCTAGTGTTTCGTTGCCTCCAGTGATTACG GTAAAATGCGGCACTCTAACTGCAAAAATGGTGACAAAACTCTTCACATGTCCTGGAATCCATCAAAACTGTATACTGATCGATGGTGAAACAGAATACATTAGCCCTAAGGAATTCACTGTAAGAGCAAATAAAGACAAGCAGAAGGACTGGAAAGGGAGCATCAGAATCGGAAAGTCCAATCTTCGAACTTTAATGGAGATGCGGTCTCTCGACTTTCACGATCACCCCAATCAGTGCTCCGCTAAGTGTCAGAGCAGGAATTATATTACACCAAAGGATCCGACTTCTGATCCATC GGGACGAAGGCGTTCTAGCACGACCAAGTTGATACCTCAAAATATGTTCTCACACATTCCGTCTGCGTTCCCAAATGCGTCAACAAGTCTATTCACTGTaccgaaaaaagaaacacaaatGCCAGAAGGACAGCCTACGTTAG gtacATTATTCAAAAACCCAACCTTTTCCCGATTTGTTGCAATCAGTCAAAACATGAAGAACAACAACTTCTCAACACCATCCACCACTACGCAGCCCCCGCTATCCATGTTCCCAACAACATCGCTGAAAGAAGAAACTTCGACTTCAGTTGACGATGTTACTACTCAACTATTACAACAACATCAGCAACAACGTGTTGCTAGCACACTTTTCCAGACAATTCCATCAGCACAGCCTTCTACATTTTGGAATACAACTGACAATCGGTACCAGGGGAATATAGAACAACAACCACAGGAGATGTTGGCTGAAATGATAAATGCTGGACTTGGAGATAATATTATTGATATGATTGTtaacaaaatcaataatatgCGAGAGAAGATTAAGGGGATCTCAAGTTGCTCAAATG tgttattaaaaatgttgtgCAGTTTGAACGCGGCTGACACATTTTGCAACACAATGCAAGCAATGGAGAGTTTACAAGCTGAAATTGCGAAAGAAGAGAAGCACTTGATGAAGAGCCAACCACAAGTTCACAGGTTGTCATCAGACTTCTCCTCGCTGGAGGAAGAGATACCTGGGAGAAAGAGATCCCTGGATATTTCTGCGTTGATTGGGCAGCCTCATGCGAAACGACCATCGCTTACTACATCTATG CTCGAAGACGGTCCAGAACCTCCATCAACTGTCCAACACTTGCTAACCCCAATCAAGCCAATTGTGCAAATCCCTAAAGCCATAAGTCCACAGGAGATGCTGATGAACATTGCTAGCAGCATGGGCTCCAACATTGACAGAAATCATGTCCTGGCAGCGTTGCAAATGGAAGAGCTCCGCACGGCTGCTGCCCAATAA
- the F53H4.3 gene encoding Neuropeptide-Like Protein (Confirmed by transcript evidence), translated as MLRIAYLLSIYLGLALCQNLYGPSQLDLYFRLLRNRNLGGFGNLANAESRILTAERQQFLSGLPPLPMTHDEIIHVLTTESPTTTIKPTAKPTTPLPPVPDQMAVNDIPEAPPVPEENIGGTYDEDGNFVSETNLVVDRKRNLARGARNYQLSDTATTRQYAYVAQFHQPIHSNQNRVARQHTTPRPFTYPPLVFRAKPQPNNRDTYLNNLLLEIEEYDDFLDQVNQYKTRYPGAQVPNPYRSLPEGKLPALSQYRKKK; from the exons aTGCTAAGGATAGCTTACCTACTCAGCATATACCTAGGCTTGGCATTATGCCAAAACCTATATGGACCCTCTCAGTTAGACCTGTATTTTCGATTACTACGAAACAGAAACCTTGGTGGTTTTGGCAACCTCGCAAATGCGGAAAGCAGAATTCTCACGGCAGAACGACAACAGTTCTTGTCTGGCCTACCACCGTTGCCGATGACTCATGATGAGA taaTCCATGTACTGACCACCGAATCCCCGACAACAACGATCAAGCCAACAGCCAAACCAACAACACCTCTGCCACCAGTGCCTGACCAAATGGCTGTGAATGATATTCCAGAAGCTCCTCCAGTGCCAGAAGAAAA catCGGAGGTACTTACGATGAAGATGGCAATTTTGTGTCTGAAACAAACTTGGTGGTCGATAGGAAAAGGAACTTg GCTCGCGGAGCCCGTAACTACCAATTAAGTGATACTGCAACGACACGACAATACGCATATGTTGCTCAATTCCATCAACCAATTCAC agtaATCAAAACAGAGTGGCTCGTCAACACACTACTCCACGACCATTCACATATCCACCACTGGTCTTCAG aGCAAAACCACAGCCAAACAATCGAGACActtatttgaataatttgcttctggaaattgaagaatACGACGActttttg GATCAAGTAAACCAGTACAAAACTCGCTACCCGGGAGCCCAGGTGCCAAATCCTTACCGCTCACTACCAGAGGGCAAACTCCCAGCTCTTTCTCAATACAGAAAGAAGAAGTAA